ATCTTTTTTAAGATCTCAGCAGACACCTGTGGCGGCGCCATTTTCTTGTCGTTAACTTGTACCCAAGCGTCACCATTGTCCGCTTCGATAATTTTGTACGGAACCATACCGGCATCTTTTTGCACGACTTTGTCTTTGAACTTGCGTCCAATCAAACGCTTAATCGCGTACAAAGTGTTTTCAGGGTTAGTTACCGCCTGACGCTTCGCAGACTGACCGACCAAAGTTTCACCGTCTTCGGTGTAAGCGATGATTGATGGGGTTGTGCGTGCGCCTTCCGCGTTTTCAATAACGCGAGCTTTGTCACCGTCTAAAACGGCAACACATGAATTTGTTGTACCTAAATCAATTCCAATAATTTTGGCCATGTTATCACTCCAAAAGGGTCTTTAAATCTTGCTTGTAGCTTATGTGGGGGCTGGGTTTAGGAGATCAACCCCTTAAACTTACTTTTTTTAAGGTTACTTATTGCTCTTATCAATTGAGCAGTGATAACCCACTTAGCCTGCAATATTGGTTTAAGTGACAGTATTTCAAGGGCGCAGCAGTAAATATCTCAGAAATAAAAAAAGCCGACCCGAGGGCCGGCTAGAGTCACTTTACTTTTTTGGGGGTTATGTCTTCACTGTAGGGGGATACAGAGAAGTGATTTTCTCAAACAGATCTCAACAGCTGGTAACTACTGCATTGCACGGCAAGATTGGTTCGCCTTGCTTTTAATCTGCTGAATCTTAGCCATATCACCAGATTTCTTAGCGTCTACCAGAGCTTGATAGTCCGTCTGTTCAACGACACACTGGCATCGTTCCTGCTGCTTGCTTTGAACTTCTTCAGGGAGTTGCTTCGGTTGACGCTCACAGGCCTGAAGATCTTGCTGCTTCATAACTTTAGCTTCGTTGGCTACTGCGCTTCCTGCAAAAGCAAATGTTAGTAAGGCCGTTAAAGTGAATAGTGTCTTTTTCATAATCATCACCTTTGTTTCATATCATCTAATTTAGTGGGAGAACGTTATTAATCTGATACTTTAACGTTTAATTACTTGGCACAAGCTTCTTTAGCTGCTTGATCGATTTTCTGGATCTTAGCTAAATCACCTTTTTTCTTAGCTTCTGACAGTGCCTCATAATCCGTGTTTTCGATTTTGCACTCACACGGTTTCTGCGACTTTTCACCATTATCACCATGTTTTTGAGCTGCTTTTGCTTGGCAAGCGCGTTGATCTATCTTTTTCAATACATCGGCATCACCGGCATAAGCTGCTCCAGCTGATAAACCAAAAATCATACCTAAAACTATCGTTAACTTTTTCATGAGTTTTACCTTTTGTTGCAAATGGACTTGTGTTTTAACACGCTTGATTAAGATAAAAACACGACCTATTTCACACTCAGTTTTTTGTAAAATAGGGTTTAACAATTCGACGATTTTTTGTGACAGAATAGCCTCTTAAAGCGGTTAGCACTTTGCACTTAGGAAGTGACACCTTCGACACTACTATAAGTTATAAGTTATTGACAAATAAAATCTTTCATCCTTTTATACTGCGTTAAATGCGGGGTTTGTCACGTTTTAAAAAGGAACTTTTAAGAAGGGGAACCTATCAATTTTCGTTAGGTCTTACAGAGATTTTTTAGAGTTAAATCTAGACAAGAAAAAACCCTTTACTCGTTTTCAAACTCGCATGAAAGCGTAAAGGGTTTGTTAATACTGTGGCTTACTCGAATTAAAACTCAGCGTTATGATACACGTTTTGTACATCGTCCTGATCGTTTGCCATGTCCATAAACTTTTCGAACATTTCTAGATCTTCACCGCTGATTTGAGTCATCACTTTCGGTACAAATTGGATTTCATCTACTTCAAACTCAATATTTTCGAAATGCTCTTGTAGGGCATTTTTTGCTTTAAAGTATTCGGTCTGTGGTGCAAACACGGTAATTTTTCCATCATCATGCTCAATGTCCGTCACGTCAACATCAGCCATCATCAAAGCTTCCAGAGCACCTTCTTCGTCATCGCTGGCGAATACAAAGATGGCGCTGTGATCGAACATGTGCATCACGCTGCCTTCGGTGCCGATTTTCGATTTGGTCTT
The DNA window shown above is from Kangiella marina and carries:
- a CDS encoding YebC/PmpR family DNA-binding transcriptional regulator — its product is MGRAFQNRKESMAKTSDQNAKVYSKYSREIYVTAKQGGSEPESNLALRSLMERAKRDQVPAHVIQKAIDKAEGGAGEDFAVARYEGYGPGNVMVIVDCLTDNPNRTFGEVRQCFVKTKSKIGTEGSVMHMFDHSAIFVFASDDEEGALEALMMADVDVTDIEHDDGKITVFAPQTEYFKAKNALQEHFENIEFEVDEIQFVPKVMTQISGEDLEMFEKFMDMANDQDDVQNVYHNAEF